Part of the Henckelia pumila isolate YLH828 chromosome 2, ASM3356847v2, whole genome shotgun sequence genome is shown below.
ACCAAGACCAGTGCTTTTTCCCTCAACTTCAGTCAGGGAACATGGTTCAAAAAACAGAGTAGAGATGCATGCTAAAAAGGATCTTAATGCCCAACGATCTGTCGATAGAAGAAGTAACACGACATCCAGTTGCACACTTCTAGCTAATAATTGCTAAATAGATATTACCTCTTGTTAATAATGCCATAGTGAAACCCCATTCTTCCAACTTTTCTATCTTCAACATACTACAACGACATAAGGAAAGGATATTTTAGAATTATTAACTTATAAAAGACTATATTGAATAAGCTTTATTAAGGAAAGGATATCCGTCGTActtttctatatattttttatgtaagAAAATATGGCACATAATTAAAACGAGATATATACGATGACGGAAGCGGTGACGACCGATGCCGCCATACTTGAACACTGTGCATATGGGGTTTCATATTCAGAAAAGTGAGACACGCAACGCACACTTATTTTGAATCTCGTGCTCACGAACACTCATTGATGGTATGagaatttgcctataaataccGAGGCTCTTGAGGTCCCTAAACACACAACTCATAACAACACAAATACACCATCTGCGACAGAGTTGGAGTGTTTAGAAGGCTTCAACTGGAGAGGAAAACAACACACTTACAAATTATTCGATGGCAGGAGGTAACGCCCGATATTGCTTCCGCATATTGCTTATCATGTTCATATATTGTATAAACATGATTATTTAGAAAACTCTaacatttggtatcagagccatgatACCTCTGCCTTGAATATTTGTTCTTGATTTTGCTCGATTCTTCGTACGGTGAAACTTCAGAAAATTGATTCTTAAATTTTGATatgcaaatatttttgaagcatGTATTGAGAATCGAAAAGTGGACAGAAAATTTTGTTAAactcaagaaaatattttttctaaaatttttctGTTGGAGGATATTTCGGAGGAAGAACACGAAACTTTCTGTAAATTGTGAAATGAAGAAGACGATGTATTGATTACTTCATATTATAATTCTGAATGATGGATGAAGTGTCCGATTAATTATGGAATTGCATTCAATTCTTCTGAAGCCATCGGTCATGTTGTCTACAattgaattattaattttatgtaGACAAGTAggcaatttattattattattatttttttaataataagaaTTTGATAATAAATTTCCAGATATTATTACTGATAAGACTCAATTACAAAGATTTTTAGgtagtttaaattatatatctgcATATATTAAGAATTTAGCCAATGATACTGCTATCTTATATGATAGACTTAAGAAAAATCCTTCCCCTTGGACTGATCAGCATACCAATTCTGTcaagaaaattaaagaaaaaattaaacatattccTTGCTTAATGATTTCTAATCCTAGTTGGGAGAAAATTGTTGAAACAGATGCTTCTGATATAGGCTTTGGAGgtattttaaaacaattaaaacccCAAAGTAAAGAAGAATATCTTGTTAGATTTCATTCAGGAAAGTGGAATTctgcttattattattatttttttaataataataatgattgattgcatatatatacataatcgGTTCaattatgtgtatatatatatatatatatatatatatatatatattatataaatttgaaaataaatttcaaatttgaagtTTAATAAATTGAGAGTTAGCTCTCATTTTCAAGTTATGGTATTTCCAATACATGTTTGAATTTAATTGTGCATGTTATATGTTATGTCAAATATTATggatatttatttgattaacatgcaaaattaatattatgtttggcatttatattttgaatttttaaatgcAATTATATTGGAAAATATTGGTTATATTCACATTatgtttatattaaattattattatgatatttatgATTTATATGAACAATTCATGTTAAAAATgtgaataaaatttttgataaaaaaaaattggcataAAGATTCACATTATGGTGTTGAATAATAATTATGAGATAACATTATAAAatatgatctaagggagttcttCACAGGCCGGTTTAAACtgtcttgacttgcgactggtctccctgatgaacgttgctctgtctagaaaataggtttttaaagaggcctcGCCCTACCTATCAACAGGGAGTATTGTTAGAAAGTGTCGATTATGTTACtaagtaattattattataaaacattAAGTGAAGCCAAAATTTTTGTCCGGTGAActgtataattttaaataattaaggtTTAGTCTCAGCACCCTTAATTATGCAAAATTATGCATTAAGTTGATTTGGATCACATAATGGACATAAATTGTAATTAATTGCATAAATATGATGAATTTTACCCCACAgggatatttattatatttatgtgattaattagaataaaatatcaaaattatatttttcttaatttaccCACATGAATtaaggaaaattatttttgatagtTTTATTATAAAGTTACAGAAAATTCTAATTGAATTAAAACTTTAGCCCACAGACAAGTTTTATGTCACTAGATTTTTATgacatgttttttttaaacatgaaatttacctcaaaatttttaagttaataagcatatatatttttatgcagTTATGAAACCTGTGAGTTTTTCTGATATGAAATGTGATATTCCCGAACTAAAGGgcgataattataaaatatggaAAGAAAGAATTATTCTTCAATTAGGGTGGATGGATATTGATTATGCTATTCGAAAAGACGAACCACCTGCTATTACTGAAAACAACATTCCGGATGATGTTGATCTTTATGAAAAGTGGGAGCGATCTAATCGATTCTGCGTAATGTTCATAAAGACCTAGATCTCTGCTGGTATGCGTGGTTCTGTTGATCAGCATAATAATGTTAAAGATTTACTGAAGGCTATTGATGAACAGTTCCAGTCTTCAGATAAGGCACTTGTCAGCACCCTAATTATGGAATTCTCTTCATTAAGACTCACCAATGTGAGAGGTGTGCGCGAGCACATCATGAAAATGCGAGATATAGCGGCTTGACTTAAGACACTTGAGGTGGATATATCTGAAACTTTTTTGGTGCATTACATTCTGAATACCCTTCCACAACAATACGGTCCTTTTAAAATTTCGTATAACACACATAAAGATAAATGGTCAATTAATGAACTTATAACCATGTGTGTTCAAGAAGAAGGGAGGTTGTTAATGGAATCGGGTGAGATTGCACTACTAATGATAAAAGGAAAGAATCAGAATCAGGCCAATAAGAAAGGGAAAGGTAAAATACCGCCCCAAGGAGGAATTGAAAAGGAATCCAAGTGTTTCTTCTGTAAAAAGAAAGGACACATGAGGAAGGATTGCTCTAAATTCCAGAAATGTCTTGAGACAAAAGGTATTCCAATCTCATTTGTCTGTTATGAATCTAATATGGTTGATATGATTAATAACACTTGGTGGATTGATTCTGGTTCTACAATCCATGTTACAAATACCTTGCAGGGTATGCAAAACCTAAGGAAACCTCTGGGAAATGAGCTAAACATCTATTCAGGAAACAAGATGTCTTCGCTTGTTGAGGCTATTGGGACTTGCTGCCTAGTATTGGATACTGGTTATATTTTGAAATTGGAAAAGACATTTTATGTTCCTGGTTTTTCtaggaatttaatttttatttcaagACTTGTACCAATTGGTTATTCCTTTTAGTTTTTGAATAActcaataaatttattttataaatccaATCTTGTTGGAAATGGTACAATTATTGATGGTCTTTTCTCACTTTCTTTACAAAATAATACCAATACCACTATGCATGTTCAGAGAGGTATTAAAAGATGTGTTATAAAAGAAGATTTCTCTATATTGTGGCATCGGAGATTGGAACATATCTCCATTGAAAGAATAAAAAGATTAGTAAAAGATGGAGTACTTAGTACTTTAGATTTTGCTGATTTTGAAACTTGTGTGGATTGTATTAAAGGAAATCAGACCAACAAGTCTAAAAAGGGTGCCAAGAAGAGTACAGACATATTAGAAATCATACACATTCAGATATATGTTGTCCAGACATGGACATGCAAAATCCGAAATATTTCATCTCTTTCATTGATGATTACTCACGATACATGTATATCTACTTGCTTCATAACAAAAACGAAGCTTTGGGTGCCTTTAAGGTTTTCAAGGCCGAAGTGGAGAAGCAATGTGGAAAACATATTAAGATTGTGAGGACCGATAGAGGTGGAGAATATTATGGTAGATACACCGAGAATGGACAAGCACCTGGTCCATTTGCAAAGTTTCTCCAAAAACATGGGAttgttgcccaatatactatgCCTGGTTCTCCAGACCAAAATGGCGTAGCAGAAAGGAGAAACCGAACATTATTGGACATGGTGCGGAGCATGTTTAGTAGCTCCAAACTTCTTAATCCTTGTGGACTGAAGCTCTTAAGACAGCTGTGTATATATTAAACCGTGTTCCAACTAAGGCTGTTCCAAAAATTCCATTTGAATTGTTTAAAGGTTGGAAACCGAGTTTGCAACATATACGCATTTGGGGCTGTCCTTCTGAAGTAAGAGTTTACAACCCGCAAAAAAAGAAGCTGGACCCAAGAACTATTAGTGGATATTTCATTGAATATGCCGAAAAATCCAAAGGGTACAGATTTTATTGTTCATCTCATATCACTAGAATTGTGGAATCAAGAAATgcaaagtttcttgaaaatgaCTTGAATAGTGGGGGTGATCACTTTAAAGAAGATCACATTAATGTACAACCCTCTTATTCAAGTGATATATTGATTGTTGTTCACACTCCTCAAGCACAAACGGGTGTTAGACAACCGATCACTGAAGTTCCACAAATCGCTGATGAAATTCCAATAGATCAAGTTGTTAATGAGGATCAACAAGAAATTGTTGATCAACCAATTAATCAAAATAACAACCTAAGGATATCTACTAGAATAAGAAGATCAGCGATATCTAGTGATTATATTGTGTATTTACAAGAATCGGATTTTAACATCGGAGCCAAAAATGATCCTGAAACGTTTTCACAAGCTATGAGTTATAATGAGTCAAAATTATGGTATGATGCTATGAAAGAAGAGATGAATTCTATGGCATTTAATGGAGTCTGGGATCTTGTTCAGTTACCTGATGATGTAAAAGCCATTGGATGTAAATGGGTCTTCAAAACAAAGAAAGACTCATCGGGCAACATTGAAAGATATAAAGCAAGACTCGTCGCCAAAGGATTCAATCAAAGGGAAGGAATCGATTACAAGGATACTTTTTCTCCTGTATCTAAGAAAGATTCTCTCCGTATCATTCTAGCATTAGTTGCATACTTTGACTTGGAATTAcaacaaatggatgtgaaaacaaCATTTCTCAATGGAAATCTAGAGGAAGAGGTTTAAATGAAACAACCTGAAGGATTTTTCTCTAGTGATGGTGAGCAATTGGTTTGCAAATTAAAGAAATCTatatatggattgaaacaagcttcTCGACAATGGTATTTGAAATTTCATGATGTTATCTCTTCATTTGGATTCGTAGAGAACATCATGGATAATTGTATATACCAGAAGGTTAGTGGGAGTAAGATTTGTTTCATTATtctatatgtggatgatatattgCTTGCAACCAATGATATGGGTTTGCTGTATGAAGTGAAACAATTCCTCTCTAAAAACTTTGATATGAAGGATATGAGTGATGCATCTTATGTCATTGGCATTAAGATACATAGAGACAGAATTAGAGGAATTCTTGGTTTGTCTCAAGAAACATATATCAACAAGGTTTTAGAGAGATATCAGATGAAAGATTGTTCACCAAGTGTAGCTTCCATTGTAAAAGGTGACAGGTTCAATTTGAACCAATGCCCAAAGAATGATCTTGAACGGGAACAAATGAAAAACATTCCTTGTGCTTCTGCTGTCGGAAGTTTGATGTATGCTCAGGTTTGTACTAGACCTGACATTGCATTTGTTGTTGGGATGTTGGGAAGATATCAGAGTAATCCAGGTTTAGACCACTGAAAAGCTGCAAAGAAAGTGATGAGGTACCTTCAAGGGACCAAAGACTATATGCTTATGTTCAGACGAACTGAGAATTTGGAAGTAATTGGCTACTCTGATTCAGACTACGCTGGCTGCATTGACTCTCGAAAATCCACTTCAGGATATATTTTCATGCTAGCCAGTGGAGCTGTATCTTGGAGAAGTGAAAAGCAGACATTGACTGCTACTTTCACTATGGAGGCTGAGTTCGTATCTTGTTTTGAGGCCACCTCacaaggtgtttggttgaaGAGTTTCATATCGGGGCTTAGAATTTTTGATTCTATATCTAGGCCATTAAGGATATATTGTGACAATTCAGCTGCTGTCTTTATggctaaaaataacaaaattggTAGTCGAAGCAAGCACATCGACATTAAGTATTTAGCCATAAGAGATCGTGTTAAAGATAAAACAGTGGTTATCGAACACATTAGCACCGAATTGATGATTGCCGATCCTTTGACTAAAGGCATGCCACCATTGAAATTTAAGGATCATACTGAAAGCATGGGACTTGGTTCCTATATGTAAATTTGTTGTAAAAACAAATTAATGAAACTCTGTTGtgatattttctcatatttgtTGTGTACACATTTATTGATTCGAGAAAAATATCAATAACGTTGGACCTCGAATAAACATACAGTAAAAGTTTATTCATAAAGCTTGAAAGACATAATACATTGTGATACATGGAAGATAATACTCGTTTATCAGAGGACTTATCGCCATGATTCatgtatttttgttttcttattaTTGGCTTGTATATGTGCCAAGTGGGAGAATGTAAGAAAATATGGCACATAATTAAAACGAGATATATACGATGACGGAAGCGGTGACGACCGATGCTGCCATACTTGAACACTGTGCATATGACGTCTCACATTCAAAAAAGTGAGACACGCAACACACACTTATTTTGAATCTTGTGCTCCCGAACACTCATTGATGGTATGagaatttgcctataaataccGAGGCTCTTGAGGTCCCTAAACACACAACTCATAACAACACAAATACACCATCTGCGAGAGAGTTGGAGTGTTTAGAAGGCTTCAACTGGAGAGGAAAGCAGCACACTTACAAATTATTCGATGGCTGGAGGTAACGCTCGATCTTGCTTTCGCATATTACTTATCATGTTCATATATTGTATAAACATGATTATTGAGAAAACTCTAACATATTAAGCATGAGGGCAATATATAAACTAATTGATACGTTTGGTACGACAAAATCCAAAagttaaaaacaaaattttttttttaaaaatgttggaACCGTTCTCACTATACTCTCCACTAACTTTTCATAGAAGTTTATCTAAAAAAATACAAACTTCCCATAGCAGTTTTTAGGTGGAGCGGTTTGTCCTTTTCCCCATTATATCATGGCCAATTGATGcattaatttaaaattcttCTTATAACATATACAttgtacaatttttatttatggAGTTACACATGCAGCGCATGTgtgattgatttgattgtaattTTTCTTCTTTACACTAATCCCTCTACCTATAAATAAATGTGTTAGTTCATATATTGTAAACTATTCTTTTCTCTATTACATTTCTCTAGTCTTTCATTATCTTCCTCCTTTTTCTCACTAaatttataacacgttatcagcacaaatatctcatcaaggtagagaaaaaaaattattatttttgtatgaATGCTCTCGAAGAAGCACAATATTTAGATATTATATTGATGCTCTTTGAAATcacataaattatatttttttacatgCTTCTAGTTAATTATTTATGCTCCTGAAAATGCAtatcatttaattttatgttgatgTTTTTGATGTAATGCAACATGTTTCTATATTAATACTTGATAAATTTAcggatataatataataattaatctaTCAATATTCTCGAAGAATATTGATACAAGATATATGATTTAAGATCTGACAATATTCCTGAAGAATATTgacttgatttaaaaaaatagtcaaacttatgatttaatatttaaatcaaagattgtttatattcaCGAATAATATTGATTCAAagatttaataatttatctatatttttgtAGATCTATCAATATTTCTTGAATTAATATTGATCCAAGATATAAAGTCTGTCAATATTTATTAAGAATCAAATATTTTGAGATTTGCCAAAATTCTAGCTAAAGgaattttgatatttgatttgtcAATGATAATGATATAAGATCTAATATTCATCAATATTAACAAAGAATATTGATTCAAGATCTACATATATCAATATTCTTGCAAAATTTTGATTAAAGATTCAAGATTTGTCTATATTTTGAAGAATATTAAATTAATAcgaattataaatatattcttgttttatttttctcattAATATCttcacatgtatttataatttgcattcttaattttattgatttaaGAAGTtgctaatattttttttatgtaaacacaaatattaattttcatatgataaaaaatgataagaaataaatttttaaccataaaataataataataataattttattaaagaatcTACTGAATATTAGAATATAGTAATTAGCTAGTTATATTATTTGTCGATATTGTTAATAATAAGAAATAAGAGTTGATGATGTTTGATAAAAACGAGTGCCCGGGCTATCGGGGTAGAAGAGTGGGTCTGATGAGGGTGACCGGGCTAATAAAGATGCTATATAAGCTGTCCTTCCTTGATCGAATTAGTCTGCACACCAAGAAAGGAAATACAAGCACGTTAGTGGGGCGCCGGAAGGTTTTCCGGCGGGGCCACTTcgatgcttaagtcagacttagaaatagagtgggcttttAGGAAAAGTGTGTATAGTGCTTTGGAGATAAAATGAACATACCTTTACTGATACCTGGTGCCAGGTATTTATAGACCTTGAAGTGAGATAGAACCTCCGCAATTTCAGGGAAATGGTCACGATCTATGTCATGGGTGCAGGGGTTACCCACGTTCATTTGCCTCGCATGATCAAGCCAGAAGACTCGGGTTTATGGCAATTGTGGTGATCGTGGTCCTGAAAAATGGTTCTTGTCTAAATCCTGAAGACTTGGTCTTCTTGGCTTCACCCCTTGATCTGGGCGGAATTAGCCCCTTGATCCGGGCGGAATTAGCCCCTTGTATTTGAGCTACTTATCAAGCCCTGTTATACTTATCTTGCCCTAGCCCTGAGACCCTTGACTTTTTGGGGTATTACTTCCAGGC
Proteins encoded:
- the LOC140878099 gene encoding uncharacterized protein; translation: MISNPSWEKIVETDASDIGFGVMKPVSFSDMKCDIPELKGDNYKIWKERIILQLGWMDIDYAIRKDEPPAITENNIPDDVDLYEKWERSNRFCHNNVKDLLKAIDEQFQSSDKALVSTLIMEFSSLRLTNVRGVREHIMKMRDIAA